Below is a genomic region from Spiroplasma endosymbiont of Dioctria linearis.
TTAGCTCTTAATCCAAATTTAATTCCATCTAAGTTATAATTTGAAGATACTCCTTCAGCAAAAGAAATCATCATATATGCTGCAGGTATTGCTTCAAGTAGTTTCTTATCAAAGTCCAACTCAATAACTTCATGGCCCTCCGCCTTTAAAATATCATATAACCTAAGGTAATCTTTTAGAAGTTGACCCTTTAAAAATTTATTAACATTTTTGATATAACCAAATTTTATTTTTTTATTAAAATTATTAATATTTTTTACAAACTCTTGTCTATTGTCAATTGAAGTAAAATCTCTTTCATCTTTCCCATAAGTTGCCTCACATAAATATGTTAAATCTTCAACATTGTTGGTGAAAAAACCTAAATGATCTAAACTAGGAGCATAAGGAATTGCTCCATATCTTGAAATAGAACCATAAGTTGGTTTGAAACCAACTATCCCTGTTAAACTAGCTGGTTTTCTAATAGAGTCACCTGTATCTCCTCCTGTAGCAAATGGCACAATTCCTTTTGCAACTGCATAAGCACTTCCACTTGAACTTCCCCCAGCAATTCTATTTTTATCATGAGGATTTCTAACTTCACCATTAAATGAGAATAAACCCGTTCCTCCCATTGATAATTCATCCAATGCAGCTTTTCCTATTAGAATAGAGTTTGCATTATTAAAGCATTCAGCAATTCTTGCATCATATAATGGAACATAATTAGATAAAATTTTTGAACCTGCAGTTGTTAAAATATTTTTTGTTGTAATATTGTCTTTATGAATAAAAGGAATTCCACTTAAAATATTTTCTTCGTCAATTTTATTTTCTATTTCCTGAGCCTTTTGCATTGCTTCCTTTTCACATAAAGTTATTAAAAAATTACTATCTCAATCAGCTTTTGATGCATCTAAAACACTCTTAATTAAATCAGTAGTTTTTAACTCTTTATTTACTAATTGGTCATGTAATTTCTTTAATGTAGTTTTTTTAAAATTCATATTATTTAACCACCTTTACAACTGTTATGAAATCTTCAAAAGTACTAGGAGCATTTTTAAGAATTTCATCTTTCGATAAAGATTTTGTTTCATCATCTTCTCTCAAGTCCTTTATAAAAATTTCAAAGGGATAATGAAGTTCTTCAACATTATCAGTATTAACTAGTAAAACTTTTTCAAATTTTTTTAATATACTATTTTCATATTTTAAAATATTTTGTAATTCTTTTTCTGATAAATCTAACATAGCATCATCTTGAAGCTCTTTTAATAATTCTAAATTAATTGTCATGTTTATTCTCCTATCATTTCTAAAAAATCTTCTTCTGATAAAATATTAATTCCCAACTTTTGAG
It encodes:
- a CDS encoding amidase family protein; translation: MNFKKTTLKKLHDQLVNKELKTTDLIKSVLDASKADWDSNFLITLCEKEAMQKAQEIENKIDEENILSGIPFIHKDNITTKNILTTAGSKILSNYVPLYDARIAECFNNANSILIGKAALDELSMGGTGLFSFNGEVRNPHDKNRIAGGSSSGSAYAVAKGIVPFATGGDTGDSIRKPASLTGIVGFKPTYGSISRYGAIPYAPSLDHLGFFTNNVEDLTYLCEATYGKDERDFTSIDNRQEFVKNINNFNKKIKFGYIKNVNKFLKGQLLKDYLRLYDILKAEGHEVIELDFDKKLLEAIPAAYMMISFAEGVSSNYNLDGIKFGLRAKGNNYKEIIKNSRTEGFGETVKRRFLIGSYQLRSENQEILLAKSKKVRRLIVEALEKLYEKVDILILPPTFEPAPTVDQVYGVDVEQKGDGEFIFAEDILILANFNGMPSITIPFVSQENMPIGINLNAKPKEDLKVLQAAKYLENIIAKNFRQVGDSNE
- the gatC gene encoding Asp-tRNA(Asn)/Glu-tRNA(Gln) amidotransferase subunit GatC — its product is MTINLELLKELQDDAMLDLSEKELQNILKYENSILKKFEKVLLVNTDNVEELHYPFEIFIKDLREDDETKSLSKDEILKNAPSTFEDFITVVKVVK